In a single window of the Lasioglossum baleicum chromosome 10, iyLasBale1, whole genome shotgun sequence genome:
- the Xport-a gene encoding exit protein of rhodopsin and TRP A, with amino-acid sequence MKKRNNESKTAKGRANENAAGTDKKTDKKDNKADTQLNDELEIDNQGFSDWLRSSDGFDMMRLFVIANSILVFVTMGWPKVQEAIAMLGEYFYD; translated from the coding sequence ATGAAGAAGCGAAACAATGAGAGCAAGACTGCGAAAGGGCGAGCAAACGAGAACGCCGCTGGGACCGACAAGAAGACCGACAAGAAGGACAACAAGGCAGACACGCAATTGAACGACGAGCTAGAGATAGACAATCAAGGCTTCAGCGACTGGCTACGGTCGAGCGATGGATTCGACATGATGCGACTGTTCGTCATCGCGAATTCGATCTTGGTGTTCGTCACTATGGGATGGCCGAAGGTGCAGGAAGCCATCGCCATGCTCGGAGAGTACTTCTACGACTGA
- the LOC143212790 gene encoding uncharacterized protein LOC143212790 has translation MLGMLFRGVFLIGILSWYSTNVWKLIDGYFRDQFRNYLEEEYRKHPRMKSDLQAAATVGKGDPVATVKEAEPTVALSREIHETCDSIGDGCPVETAANDSAASQGRGREPAREEVTGGTSENEAASGSTDKNAFQGTTAESKLGNRKSSDNDQESLDAIHRSDDHDLRQTRLEDRRSSAKKRKGKTNARSATPRDIPPRAAETPKKRTVKTITLTERDFISARDTSNDDFWEFEEDADQREPLEGILVSQLPFSPRIDGIGDLERVTADEYCPLTLEDETSCGETVKWP, from the coding sequence ATGTTGGGGATGCTTTTCCGCGGGGTTTTCCTGATAGGGATACTCAGTTGGTACAGCACCAACGTGTGGAAATTGATCGACGGCTACTTCAGGGATCAGTTTCGCAACTACCTGGAGGAGGAGTATCGCAAGCATCCTCGAATGAAGTCCGATCTGCAGGCGGCAGCCACTGTCGGCAAAGGAGATCCCGTTGCAACGGTGAAAGAGGCAGAGCCGACGGTGGCACTGTCGCGGGAGATCCACGAAACCTGCGACTCGATCGGCGACGGCTGTCCCGTCGAAACGGCAGCGAACGATTCAGCGGCGAGCCAGGGACGGGGACGAGAACCGGCCCGGGAGGAGGTGACAGGTGGCACCAGTGAAAACGAGGCCGCGAGTGGTTCCACCGATAAAAATGCATTCCAGGGAACTACCGCGGAATCGAAGCTGGGGAACAGGAAGTCGTCCGACAACGATCAGGAATCCCTGGACGCGATTCATCGGAGCGACGACCATGACCTCCGGCAGACGAGGCTCGAGGATCGGCGATCATCGGCCAAGAAGAGAAAGGGTAAAACGAACGCTAGGTCCGCCACCCCTAGGGACATTCCCCCTAGGGCAGCCGAGACACCGAAAAAACGAACCGTAAAGACGATCACCTTGACGGAGAGGGACTTCATCTCGGCGAGGGACACCTCGAACGACGATTTCTGGGAGTTCGAGGAAGATGCCGACCAGAGAGAGCCGTTGGAAGGCATCTTGGTCTCCCAGTTACCGTTCAGCCCGCGGATAGACGGCATAGGGGATCTAGAGAGAGTCACCGCGGACGAGTACTGTCCGTTGACCTTGGAAGACGAGACTTCTTGCGGGGAAACGGTTAAATGGCCTTGA